GCCGACAGTAGAGATCAGCTATTGCGCTCGGCGACGAAACTTGCGGCAGCCTTGAGCATGATTGCACGCTCGCCGAAGGGGTCGAGCAAGTCATGCGCCTGGTTGACCAGGCCGACGAGCTGGGAGCGGGCCCAATCGGGGCCGTGCAGCGACACCAGTGTCGCCTTGCCGGCGGCGGCGTCCTTGCCGGTGGCCTTGCCCATTGTCTCGGCGTCGGCGGTGAGGTCCAGCAGGTCGTCGGCGAGCTGGAAGGCAAGCCCGATCGCCGAGCCAAATTCGGCCAGCCTTTCGCGCTCGTCGGCCGGGGCGCCGGCGATGACGGCGCCTGCCTCGCAGGCGAAGCGGATCAGCGCGCCTGTCTTCATTGCCTGCAGCCGGATGATGCCAGTCTCGCCGGGTTTGTTGCGTTCGGCGTCGAGATCGAGCGCCTGGCCGCCGACCATGCCGCCGGGACCGGCAGCGCGGGAGAGCGCCAGCACCAGTGCGGCGCGGCGATCCGCCGGCAGCGGCGTCGCCTCATCGGCAATGATGTCGAAGGCAAAGGTCAACAGGCCGTCGCCGGCAAGGATAGCGGTCGCCTCGTCGAAAGCCTTGTGCACCGTCGGCTGGCCGCGGCGCAGGTCGTCATCGTCCATCGCCGGCAGGTCGTCGTGGATCAGTGAATAGCAATGTACGCATTCGAGTGCCGCGGCGACGCGCAGCGCGGCCTCGCCGTCGGCCTCGAACAGGGCGGCACTTTCCAGAACCAGGAAGGGACGCAGCCGCTTGCCGCCATTGAGCACGCCGTGGCGCATCGCGGCCATCAGATGCCCGGGGCGCGCGATCTCGCCGGACAAAGGGCTTTCGCCGAGCAGGTGGCGCAACTGCGCTTCAACGGCCTCGGCGCGGATGCGCAGGAAGGTTTCGAACATGATATCGCTATCGATCGTCATGGCGGCGAGCGGTAGCCGACAGTCAGACGTTGCGCAAGAAGCCAAGCGCCTTTATGCCAAAAGGCTGACAAGGCAGGGCGGACGGGTTGTCGGAACCGATCATAGAGCCGGAAACCGAAAGGCTGGACATGGCAGCAGCGCGACGCGGGATATTCTCGCGCGGTAGCCTGCGCCGCTGGGTGCGACTCGGCGCGCTTATTGCTGCGGTCATGATCGCGCTGCCGGTGGTGCTGACCATCCTCTACCTTCCTCCCGTCGTCCGTCCCATTTCGACGCTGATGATCAAGGACGTCGTCACACTGCAAGGCTATGACCGCCAGTGGGTACCGCTCGACGACATCGCGCCCGTCATGGCGCATTCCGTCATCATGTCGGAGGATGGGCAGTTCTGTTTCCACAAGGGCATCGACCTTGGTGAGCTCAGAGGCGTGATCAACGACGCGCTCGAAGGCGAGGCCACCCGAGGCGCCTCGACGATTCCGATGCAGACGGTGAAGAACCTCTATCTGTGGAATGGCCGCTCTTTCCTGCGCAAAGTGGTCGAGTTGCCGCTGGCGATCTATTTCGATGCGCTGATGCCCAAAAGGCGGATCATGGAAATCTATCTCAACATCGCCGAATGGGGCCCCAACATCTACGGCGTCGAGGCGGCGTCGCAGCATTATTTCGGCAAGCCGGCCAGCCAGCTTTCGCGTCGCCAGGCAGCGCTTCTGGCAGTCACCTTGCCCAATCCCGCGGCGCGCAATCCGGCCAAGCCGGGACCCGGGCTCAGGCGGCTCGCATCGGTCATCGAGCGCCGCGCCACCAAGGCCGGCGCCTATGTGCAGTGCCTCAATTAGGTTAGCTGTCGCAGGGCCGAAAAAAGAGTCGCTTCGGGCTGGTCAAGCCGGCTTTCGCCGTGTATAGGCTCGCCAACTTTCTCAGTTTCCGGCCCATGCGCGGCCCTTTCACGAGGGCGGACAGGGTCATTTG
The nucleotide sequence above comes from Aminobacter aminovorans. Encoded proteins:
- a CDS encoding polyprenyl synthetase family protein, whose protein sequence is MTIDSDIMFETFLRIRAEAVEAQLRHLLGESPLSGEIARPGHLMAAMRHGVLNGGKRLRPFLVLESAALFEADGEAALRVAAALECVHCYSLIHDDLPAMDDDDLRRGQPTVHKAFDEATAILAGDGLLTFAFDIIADEATPLPADRRAALVLALSRAAGPGGMVGGQALDLDAERNKPGETGIIRLQAMKTGALIRFACEAGAVIAGAPADERERLAEFGSAIGLAFQLADDLLDLTADAETMGKATGKDAAAGKATLVSLHGPDWARSQLVGLVNQAHDLLDPFGERAIMLKAAASFVAERNS
- the mtgA gene encoding monofunctional biosynthetic peptidoglycan transglycosylase translates to MAAARRGIFSRGSLRRWVRLGALIAAVMIALPVVLTILYLPPVVRPISTLMIKDVVTLQGYDRQWVPLDDIAPVMAHSVIMSEDGQFCFHKGIDLGELRGVINDALEGEATRGASTIPMQTVKNLYLWNGRSFLRKVVELPLAIYFDALMPKRRIMEIYLNIAEWGPNIYGVEAASQHYFGKPASQLSRRQAALLAVTLPNPAARNPAKPGPGLRRLASVIERRATKAGAYVQCLN